gtatggctaatggaaaaagtgttgaacatccagtagctcatgttcacatacaaaatgggttagcagaatcacttattaagcacCTCCAAtcaattgctagacccttacttatgagaacaaatctcccaacttcggtttgggggcatgctattttacatgctgcagcacttattcgtttgaggccaacgagttatcatcagttctctcctgtgcaattagcttttggccagcagccaaatattttccatttaagaatattcgggtgtgcgatatatgttcttATTGCActacctaatcgcaccaaaatggaaccccaaagaaaattagggatatatgttggatatgattctccctctataatgaggtatcttgagatacaaactggagatgtatttaaagcccggtttgcggattgtcattttgataaatcaaaatttccaacattaggggggAGAGAATAAGTTTCCTataaaggaacttaattggaatgcatcatccttgatgcatttagatcctcgattagggcaatgtgaactagaagttcaaaagattatacatttgcaaaaaatagcaaatgaattgcctgatgcattttctgatacaaagaagataaccaaatcttatataccagcaaAAAATGCcctaattcgaattgatgtcccagttggacaaatacactgaagcaaattcacaCCAGAAGCGTGGTAGACTTGTTGGtttcaaagacaaaaatcttcgaaaaagaaaagaggtaactactattcctgttgaaaaagacatagtaaagacacctgcagttgtccaaaattctgatatgaTTTTAACGTCAGAAGatgttcaggtacctgaaaattatgaaaatgatgagatctcgataaattatgtctttatagGAGAGAAATgagaccgaaataagacaattgtcaataaaatatttgcatataatatggatttaaatatcatgcatgaaagtaaggatcttgagacaagatcagtcgaagaatgtcgacaaagaaatgattggccaaaatgggaagaagccatgaaggctgagttagactcacttccaaaacgtgaagtctttggacctgtagtccgtataCCCGAAGATGTAAAACTtgttggataccgatgggtatttgtgagaaaacgaaatgagaaaaatgaagttgtgcgctacaaaGCCCGATTTATGgcacaagatttttcacaaaggcccggtatagattatgaagaaacatattCTCTTGTAGTGGATGCAATCACATTgcattatttggtcagtttatctgcatatgcatttaatggattgGTAACAGCCtacttatacggctcattagatcaggatatctatatgaaagtctctgaaggactaaagatgtctaaaccatccaatgaatattcgcagGAGTTATACTAagttaaattgcaaagatctttgtATGGTATAAatcaatctggacgaatgtggtataatcatctTACTAAGTATCTGGCaaaaaatggattcaagaatgatgatatctgcccgtgtattttcataaagaaatctgcatctggatttattataattgatatgtacgttgatttaaatatcattgaaactcttgaagagattccaacaattataaaagctctaaaagaagagtctgaggtgaaagatcttggaaatactaaattttgtctcgaccTGCAaatcgagcatacaaaaaataggatctttattcatcaaacaacatatacggaaaagatcttgaagagattttatatgaataagtcacatccattaagtactcCAATGATTGTAAGATCTTTGGATATGGAAAAGGATCAATTTcgtcctaaagaagagaatgaagatatcattgatcctgaagtaccatatcttaatgctattggagcgctaatgtatcttgctaataatacacgacctgacatatcattcgcgGTGAATTTATTAGCAAGGTATAGTTCATCTCTAACCAGAAGATATTGGAgtgaaatcaagcaaatctttcgatattTTCATGGAACGGTTAATAtaggattgttttatccctatggatccaagtcacaactagttggttATGCAGAGGCATGATatttgtctgatccacataaaggaaAATCTTaaacaggatacctgttcacatatggtggaacagctatatcatggaggttcacgaaacagacgattgcTGTAAcattctctaatcatgctgaaatactagcaattcatgaagcaagtcgcgagtgtttttggctcaggagtttgatccaatatattctgtcatcatgtgaactgattgatcataagatagctccaactacCCTATTTGAAGATAATATAGCATGCATTACTCAGCTTAAAGGTGGATACATTAAAGGTGACAGAAccaagcatatttctcccaaattcttcttcattcatgatcttcaaaatcaagggacaaatGATATCCAACAGATctgctcaagtgacaatctgatagatttattcacaaagtcactttcaaaatcctcctttgaaataTTGGTACATAAGATTGAGATGCGCCGATTttgagacattaaatgatgtcgacaagagagggagactgtactctttttcccttggtcaggttttttcattgaatttttcttgacaatgtttttaatgaggcagtcccaaTCGCAAAAGatcttgtactctttttcctttactaaaatttttttctactgGATTtttttagtaaggttttaatgaggcatatTCTTAAATGAACATCCAAAGGGGAGTGTTACAACAAAAATGAATAAAGATAGATGCCCATTTATGGACAAATCAGTTTTCCTATAGTGAAAGGAGCAAGTTCTCATGATAAAGCACAATTGATGaagtttaaaaagtaaaatttgtTTGCCTATAAAAACATGAACGTGACAAAAAGATTATACACACAATTACAAatacttctctttctctctttctttatactaataaaattatcttcTCTCTTTATACACTACTaataatttttctctctttatcTTTACGTTActgcatataaatatataaattaatttatcaaatattatattaatatttaaaacttagACCTAATAATAATACTACTAATAACATGACAATATgaagaaattaataataacagaATCAGTCAATCAGATGTTTAACCCATAGGGATTAGGGAATTCCAATTTCCAGCCCCTATGAAATTTTGCGTTTGGAAATTGGATCCTCTCTATTGCTGTTGGTAGTTGGTGAGGACTGAGGTGAAGTCTTCTTAATTCATGAGAATCACACTCCACATTCCACAGAACCATTTTCAAAGCAATGACCGATAGTGGACNNNNNNNNNNNNNNNNNNNNNNNNNNNNNNNNNNNNNNNNNNNNNNNNNNNNNNNNNNNNNNNNNNNNNNNNTATCTTTGCCATctttaataattaatcaaaCATCAACAGGGACTTGTCGATCTCAAAATGGGGCCTTCCAAAAAAAGGTGGATAGAATATTACTGTTATGATGAAATGGAAAACCCCTCCTCCTAAGTTATGCTCTCATAGAGATTTTCATAAATACCAACTGTTACTTCGCACTACTATAGTTCTCCAAGTTCCCTCCTTTCTCACTTGTAACAATTCCGACGTGAGTTTTCCTGCGACCCTTTTCGGCTTTCTTCGTTCGAAACCCTCCACGCCCTTCAAAATCCCACCTTGGACCAGGCAATTAATTTTCCTTCAttgttcctcttcctctttctatgTTGCCTTTCTTTTTAATGTTAAAGATTAATTCGGTGTTCATTGAGATTGGTTTGTGCTAGCTTGCCGGATTCGGTAAGTCACGGGTtttggagttttttttttttctttttctgggCTCGTGGGAGTTTGTGATTGGAATTGGAATTTTTGAAGTTCTGTGGTTCTGCTCATGCCATTCCCCCCCAAAGGTTGTGTGACATTGTGTTGGATGAATTAGGTATGACATGGCATGTTTCTCGATTGCAgagtgccattgatgatcaatCTTTTATGTAGATAAGTAGTTTTGTGATTGCGTGATGTTTGAGCTAGGCTGCTAGAAAATTAGAGGGGATAAAACAACTGATGAATTGTTTGTGCCTTAGATTATGAATTCTGGATATCATTTGGTTTTaatatcttctttttttattgttattatatgcactcatttaatttattagcCTATGCTGCAGTCATTAACTGTATGAACAATGATATCAGGTCACTAATGCTGCTTCAAGGTTTCAAAGGATTTGCAATGTTTCAAGATTCCTGCGCATGTCAATTTTGATCCTTTTGTCTTCAGTTTGTCCATCTAGTGCTGCATAAAACCACTATTGCAGTTGTTTCATTGCTACATTAACTGCTATACACAGTTATCGAGATATAAAAAATGAGCAAATATGGTATGCTGGACAATGTTTTAAATGATATACTTAAGGCAGTGACACCCTTGCAAGAAGATTGGGCAGTTCGATTTGGGATTGTTAATGATCTGCGATTAGTTGCAGAATCTGTCGAAAGCCTGAGAGGTGAACttcctgaaaaatatttttttctgttcccacctctttttctcttttgcttcctttctcttttcttttctattcttttctttttgtcccCTCCTAAATCTTGGTCTTGCAGTGTTGATTTAGCATAAGTAATGAAAAGAGATTGATAAAGACAATGGAAGTATTTCCGTTCTTATATTGCAGTTCCATGCATGAACATAGCTTCTAGTTTGATCCATGAAAGTTTGTAAACAAAACAGTTTCTTCACAAACTAACATGGTTCTTGACCAACAAGTTGGTTCATTCACAAGTCTTATTCCTGAAAATTGGCTGTGAAGTTATTGTTCCATTTCTAAAGTTAAAAATGTGCATTTCTTCTTTCTAGGCATATAATCCAACTTTCTTATATGACTATAAAATTGATGCAATAAATTGTTGTTTTCTCCCCCATTCAATAAAATGAATTATCAAAGATGCCAAACTAGTTTGTTGCTTGAAGGTTTCAACTGTAAATAATTGAAAGTAAGATGAATTTTATTGTCTTTCACTCAGAACAATTATTCCAAcatttagttttcattttttaatttgggTATCATAAATGTTTACAGATGGATTCCAATGATATACCATGAAGTTTTCCatcaattttgaaattaaagaattaaaacttgtattttactcaatttttggAACAGGAGCAACCGTGGAGCCATTTGGGTCGTTCGTGTCTAATCTCTTTACGCGCTGGGGTGACTTGGATATCTCGATTGAGTTATCAAATGGTTCACATATTTCATCTGTTGGgaaaaaacataaacaaacattaTTGGGGGATCTTTTAAAGGCTTTGAGAGCAAAAGGTGAAATTTTCTTAAACTCCTGTCACTTAGCTGTACAGAAATAGATGATAGGTTAACCATTTAGGTGCATGgtccatttttcttttagttcgATAATTTCTTTCTTCATATTCACACTACAGATTAATGAAGTGATGATTATGCATAATGTAATCTTCTAGATTTACAAATAAATCTACAATATGTACAATTGGAATATCATAgatttatttagttgttttagCTTATTCATGGATTGTAGAGGGTAAAACTGTTGTTATATGTTACCTGAAATTGTTATTTGCATGTAATTTTGATAGGGTAATGTAGTTATATGACTAATTTTTAAGGTTAGGAAAAGAGGAGGGGACTTCTCTTTAAAATTCTGACCTGTTTGATGTCAAGATGCACATTTTATCATGGCTCACctgaaaaagaaatatatatatatacacaaatatatgaAGCAAAATTTTGCTTCAGAATCTGTAGAAATAACATTGATTAAGGATCTTAATCGTCAACAAGTTGCTTTATAGCATCACGTGGAATATAAGAtttaatattattgttgttgctgctgctgttgttgttgttgttaaaaGAAGAATATTATTAAGACAGGGTAAAGGATGTTACAAGAGGATGGGAGGATAAGAGACCCTCCTAACAAAAAATCAGTAAAGCGTACCTACCAATCTCTCCACTTGTTTGAGAGGAAAACTCCTCTAAAAAGATATCCCGTCAATATGTTGATAACTTCATAATACCAAAAGAAACCAAAGAATCACTTATACTTTTGGGTGAAGCATTATTATGGAAAGGTCTCAGTCCAACACGATTTTTAACCATTTCATGTCAACATTGGTTCCTACTTTTAGTAgtcattttatttgaattagttaGATTTTAGATTTCAATTTCTAGTGCTCATTAAGTTCTCAAATGTTCCtggtatttttatgttttgtcagtttcaaaaccaaaataaaCATATGGGAATGGAATTTACCAGTTTATTTTTTGTCTTGATACATTTTGAAATAACATTAATTTGCAGGTGGGTGGAACAACTTGCAGTTCATAATCAATGCACGAGTTCCCATTTTAAAACTTAAACGCTACCCACCGGGCATATCTTGTGATATTTCGATTAATAACCTGCAGGGCCAAATGAAATCCAAGATACTGCTTTGGATCAACAAAATAGATGGCCGCTTCCATGATATGGTTTTACTGGTACCTTCTTGTGGCTGAACTAGGAGTTTTTTGCAATGACAGACTTCTGCTCGATTCATCCTTTCTAGTTTGTGTAGGTCAAGGAATGGGCCAAAGCACATAAAATCAATAACCCAAAAACTGGAACGTTCAATTCTTATTCCCTCAGTTTACTTGTAATCTTTCACTTTCAGGTACTTGTAGTCATGTattaaatatttcttttgtCCCTCCTAGCTAGGGGTTCTGATGGATAAGGGGTTTGTGCAGCCAAAACTAGGAAATATTTAATAGCCTTCTCTATTGACATTAtctttttttcccttctttttcagaCTTGTGTTCCTGCAATTTTACCACCACTCAAAGATATATACCCTGGCAATATGGTCGATGATCTTATAGGTACATTCCATCTTTGATTGATTGTGAGGCAtcatgatttatttatttaccttTTGTGTGGGATAGGGTGTGAATTTTGTTGAAGCTGAACTCGTTTGTAGAAATTTTGGATTTACAAATTGTTCCATGCATTCAACATTAAGAATTATTTATTCCATGGTGCATACAACTTATTGCAATGCAAATAGTTCAACATGCTCCTGGTATGGTGGTATCTCCTTCTGCTCACATTAATTTTACACTATCCATGTGcggttttctttcttctattttttaaaatgaatttgaAGAATTAAGCCTTTATGTCAAAGTCGTGAATGCAGTCAACAGGATTAATTATGGATCATGgtgtcttattttaatatttcataGAAATTTGGCATTTGGTTGATAAACAGTTAATTGGCTGCTGCAGGCTTTGAGTGATGACTTTTACtttctttagtttttatgttgttccctcaattttcttttatccaACGacttttatctttaaatttgtgtatttatttttgtcttggaCATAAGATTTGCCCCTCCTTAAATAATCTCCCTTGCAAATTGCAATGCACTTCGTCTGAACACCACTTGAGGGCCAAGTACCTAAAACTTGTTCATGTGATAATCAACCAGCACCCTTTGCCATTTTTTTGTCTGGATTTATTGGCCTGGAAGGTTGCAAAACGCTTGCTGTCTCTTAAAACAGTGTTAATATGTGAATCGTGAAGCTATGTATACAAGAATAATTATGTAATCGTTTGCTATGTATAATTCGTACAGGTGTTAGAGCTGATGTGGAGGATCTTATTGCAGAAACATGTGATACCA
The genomic region above belongs to Arachis duranensis cultivar V14167 chromosome 3, aradu.V14167.gnm2.J7QH, whole genome shotgun sequence and contains:
- the LOC107480866 gene encoding protein HESO1, giving the protein MSKYGMLDNVLNDILKAVTPLQEDWAVRFGIVNDLRLVAESVESLRGATVEPFGSFVSNLFTRWGDLDISIELSNGSHISSVGKKHKQTLLGDLLKALRAKGGWNNLQFIINARVPILKLKRYPPGISCDISINNLQGQMKSKILLWINKIDGRFHDMVLLVKEWAKAHKINNPKTGTFNSYSLSLLVIFHFQTCVPAILPPLKDIYPGNMVDDLIGVRADVEDLIAETCDTNINRYISDKSRLKNKKSLAELFVEFLRKFAQMDSWASKMGISPHTGQWEQIKDNTRWLPKTYAIFVEDPFEQPQNTARSVSSGHLPKIAKAFLETYSILISKSQTPNSLLIYLAPPHVTRYITKPAIPNYGGGYLHPPQPQVPRLVRPQPPPQRHPQQLPQHRIQNGSEGSSSNGSISGGSKGSSSNSSMSRALAMQAQKRQQIWRPRIIQ